The Nocardioides panzhihuensis genome has a segment encoding these proteins:
- a CDS encoding alpha/beta fold hydrolase, which translates to MALLPHPRKAAASITTTVGAAAGNVAHALLYGGLADLRPMPRTLIDDGNRRELYHYRPLAGETPEGDPVLLVTPLAAPALCYDLRRDCSVVEHLVETNRPTYLVEYGEVNFSDRSLGIEHWIEHVVPEAIRSVSEHAGGRPVHVVGWSLGGIFTMLTAADTPDLPIASLAVLGSPCDVRQVPLIAPLRPLLNLPPGNLVTAASRALGGAPKPLVRWAFQISSVDKMFTKPVAKLSNLADREFLAQLEAVDRFTDNIIAYPGRTFGQLYHHFFRTNALFSGQIDLGDHAVHLRDVKQPTLVVAGANDGIGPVAAVKPLVDLLTGAEELRFEVVPGGHLGLLTGRAARDTTWPLLDEWFTQHD; encoded by the coding sequence ATGGCCCTCCTTCCCCACCCCCGAAAAGCTGCCGCCTCGATCACCACCACGGTCGGCGCCGCGGCGGGGAACGTCGCGCACGCGCTGCTCTACGGCGGTCTCGCCGACCTGAGGCCGATGCCGCGTACGTTGATCGACGACGGCAACCGCCGCGAGCTCTACCACTACCGGCCGCTGGCCGGGGAGACGCCGGAGGGCGATCCGGTGCTGCTGGTGACGCCGCTCGCGGCGCCGGCGCTCTGCTACGACCTGCGGCGCGACTGCTCGGTCGTCGAGCATCTGGTGGAGACGAACCGGCCGACCTACCTGGTCGAGTACGGTGAGGTGAACTTCTCCGACCGCAGCCTCGGCATCGAGCACTGGATCGAGCACGTCGTCCCGGAGGCGATCCGGTCGGTCTCCGAGCACGCCGGCGGGCGGCCGGTGCATGTGGTCGGCTGGTCGCTGGGCGGGATCTTCACGATGCTCACGGCCGCCGACACCCCCGACCTCCCGATCGCCTCGCTCGCGGTGCTCGGCTCGCCCTGTGACGTACGTCAGGTGCCGCTGATCGCGCCGCTGCGACCGCTGCTCAACCTGCCGCCGGGCAATCTGGTCACCGCTGCCTCACGGGCCCTCGGAGGCGCCCCGAAGCCGCTGGTCCGGTGGGCTTTTCAGATCTCCTCGGTCGACAAGATGTTCACCAAGCCGGTCGCGAAGCTGTCCAACCTGGCCGACCGCGAGTTCCTCGCCCAGCTCGAGGCCGTCGACCGGTTCACCGACAACATCATCGCCTACCCGGGACGTACGTTCGGACAGCTCTACCACCACTTCTTCCGCACCAACGCGCTGTTCAGCGGACAGATCGACCTCGGTGACCACGCCGTCCATCTCCGCGACGTCAAGCAGCCCACCCTCGTCGTCGCGGGCGCCAACGACGGCATCGGACCCGTCGCCGCGGTCAAGCCCTTGGTCGACCTGCTCACCGGCGCCGAGGAGCTCCGTTTCGAGGTCGTTCCGGGCGGTCACCTCGGCCTGCTCACCGGTCGCGCCGCCCGCGACACCACCTGGCCCCTCCTCGACGAGTGGTTCACCCAGCACGACTGA
- a CDS encoding 3-methyladenine DNA glycosylase — translation MLLSREEWTQRAQSHRERLAPYVEPHLARRGARVKHPVNDFLFTYYSYRPAQLLRWHPGFGVSLEDSSEYSSLKGYAPAGRAARPATAERVETNTVSAAYVSSQHLLIETLLKLLRATASREANFGCFGLHEWAMVYRLTPEQVRHADWPLRLGAAGTDRVVETHRIACSHFDAYRFFTPPAAPLNTLSPRSDDRAAFEQPGCLHGNMDLYKHAFRLSPLISSDLVADCFELAWDIRTMDMRAAPYDLAELGLDPIRIETAAGKQEYAAAQRAFAERAAPLRECLIAECERLIEA, via the coding sequence GTGCTGTTGTCTCGTGAGGAGTGGACCCAACGGGCACAGTCGCATCGCGAGCGCCTGGCGCCCTACGTCGAACCCCATCTCGCCCGTCGCGGCGCCCGGGTCAAGCACCCGGTCAACGACTTCCTCTTCACCTACTACTCCTACCGCCCCGCCCAGCTTCTGCGCTGGCACCCGGGCTTCGGGGTTTCCCTGGAGGACTCTTCGGAGTATTCGTCGCTGAAGGGTTACGCCCCCGCTGGTCGAGCCGCGAGGCCGGCCACGGCCGAGCGTGTCGAGACCAACACAGTCTCTGCCGCGTACGTCTCCTCCCAGCACCTGCTGATCGAAACCCTTTTGAAGCTGCTGAGGGCCACCGCCTCTCGCGAGGCCAACTTCGGCTGCTTCGGACTCCATGAGTGGGCGATGGTCTATCGGCTGACGCCGGAGCAGGTACGCCATGCCGACTGGCCGCTGCGCCTGGGTGCCGCCGGCACCGACCGAGTGGTGGAGACCCACCGGATCGCGTGCAGCCACTTCGACGCGTACCGCTTCTTCACCCCGCCTGCGGCGCCGCTCAACACCCTCTCGCCGCGATCCGACGACCGGGCCGCCTTCGAGCAGCCCGGCTGCCTGCACGGCAACATGGACCTCTACAAGCACGCCTTCCGGCTCTCGCCGCTGATCTCCTCCGACCTGGTCGCCGACTGCTTCGAGCTCGCCTGGGACATCCGCACGATGGATATGCGGGCCGCCCCCTACGACCTCGCCGAGCTCGGTCTCGACCCGATCCGGATCGAGACGGCCGCCGGGAAGCAGGAGTACGCCGCCGCCCAGCGCGCCTTCGCCGAGCGCGCCGCTCCGCTCCGAGAGTGCCTGATCGCCGAGTGCGAGCGGCTGATCGAGGCGTAA
- a CDS encoding fumarylacetoacetate hydrolase family protein: MRIARFTTKGGEPQFGVVVGDLDGYGQLSEDATVVALQGDPLFSGVNLTDQVHKFDDVKLLAPVIPRSKVVAVARNYAKHAAELGNEVPAEPLFFIKPNTSVCGPNDAIQRPSGVEDLHFEGELAIVIGRICRDVPEEKVKDVIHGMTVANDVTARDTQRRLNHFSQAKGYDTFCPLGPWIETDVELEQLAAGVRIQTFLNGDVVQDGSTKDLVHGIPKLIAHISSVMTLLPGDVILTGTPEGVGPMEPGDEIEIFVEGLGALTNKVAQR; encoded by the coding sequence GTGCGTATCGCCAGATTCACCACCAAGGGTGGCGAGCCCCAGTTCGGCGTCGTCGTGGGGGACCTCGACGGCTACGGCCAGCTCAGCGAGGACGCGACCGTGGTCGCCCTCCAGGGCGACCCGCTGTTCTCCGGGGTCAACCTCACCGACCAGGTCCACAAGTTCGACGACGTCAAGCTGCTAGCGCCGGTCATCCCGCGCAGCAAGGTGGTCGCGGTCGCCCGCAACTACGCCAAGCACGCCGCGGAGCTGGGCAACGAGGTGCCGGCCGAACCGCTCTTCTTCATCAAGCCCAACACCTCGGTGTGCGGGCCGAACGACGCGATCCAACGGCCGAGCGGCGTCGAGGACCTGCACTTCGAGGGCGAGCTCGCGATCGTGATCGGGCGGATCTGCCGCGACGTCCCGGAGGAGAAGGTGAAGGACGTCATCCATGGGATGACGGTCGCCAACGACGTGACCGCGCGTGACACCCAGCGCCGGCTGAACCACTTCTCCCAGGCCAAGGGGTACGACACCTTCTGCCCGCTCGGCCCGTGGATCGAGACCGACGTCGAGCTCGAGCAGCTGGCCGCCGGCGTACGCATCCAGACATTCCTCAACGGTGACGTCGTCCAGGACGGGTCCACGAAGGACCTCGTCCACGGCATCCCGAAGCTGATCGCCCACATCAGCAGCGTCATGACGCTGCTGCCGGGCGATGTGATCCTCACCGGCACCCCTGAGGGTGTCGGTCCCATGGAGCCCGGCGATGAGATCGAGATCTTCGTCGAGGGGCTCGGAGCTCTGACGAACAAGGTGGCACAGCGTTGA
- the gltX gene encoding glutamate--tRNA ligase produces the protein MAPSPTGSPHVGLVRTALFNWAFARHHGGTFVFRIEDTDKARNTEESYHGLIDLMRWLKLDWDEGVEVGGPYGPYRQSERSDIYADALARLRASSHVYECYCTGEETTARYEERLAAYKAAKAEGIKGEAPAQGYDNHCRDLSEDQIKAYEAEGRTSVPRFRMPDGSITFNDLVRGEVTFETKHVPDYALARANGDPLYTLTAPVDDATMNITHVFRGEDLLSSTPRQIALFDAFVEVGLADRAPEFGHLPYVMGQGNKKLSKRDPEAHALKYREEGFLPEGLLNYVALLGWAIAADRDIFTMEEMVEAFEIHDVVKNPARFDVKKAEAINASHMRLLPVEEITHRVIPFLKADGVLSDPVSDADAQMLELAMPLVAERINKLGEASDMLRFLFVPEADFALDEEDAAKLLDEAGVGVVQASYDALNGLPTWSTAEIQDALTAALIDGLELKPRKAYGPVRVAVTGKRISPPLFESMELLGRERTLGRLKAALGK, from the coding sequence ATGGCGCCCTCGCCGACCGGGTCGCCCCACGTCGGCCTGGTCCGGACCGCCCTGTTCAACTGGGCCTTCGCGCGCCACCACGGCGGCACCTTCGTCTTCCGCATCGAGGACACCGACAAGGCGCGCAACACCGAGGAGTCCTACCACGGGCTCATCGACCTGATGCGCTGGCTCAAGCTCGACTGGGACGAGGGCGTCGAGGTCGGCGGCCCCTACGGTCCCTACCGCCAGTCGGAGCGCTCGGACATCTACGCCGACGCGCTCGCGCGGCTGCGCGCCTCCTCCCACGTCTACGAGTGCTACTGCACCGGCGAGGAGACCACCGCCCGCTACGAGGAGCGCCTGGCCGCCTACAAGGCCGCGAAGGCCGAGGGGATCAAGGGCGAGGCCCCGGCCCAGGGCTACGACAACCACTGCCGTGACCTGAGCGAGGACCAGATCAAGGCGTACGAGGCGGAGGGCCGCACCTCCGTGCCCCGTTTCCGCATGCCCGACGGCTCGATCACCTTCAACGACCTCGTCCGCGGTGAGGTGACCTTCGAGACCAAGCACGTCCCCGACTACGCGCTCGCGCGCGCCAACGGCGACCCGCTCTACACGCTGACGGCGCCGGTCGACGACGCCACCATGAACATCACCCACGTCTTCCGTGGCGAGGACCTGCTGTCGTCGACCCCGCGGCAGATCGCCCTCTTCGACGCGTTCGTCGAGGTCGGGCTGGCCGATCGGGCGCCAGAGTTCGGCCACCTGCCCTACGTGATGGGCCAGGGCAACAAGAAGCTCTCCAAGCGCGACCCGGAGGCGCACGCGCTGAAGTATCGCGAGGAGGGGTTCCTGCCCGAGGGGCTGCTCAACTACGTGGCGCTGCTCGGCTGGGCGATCGCGGCCGACCGCGACATCTTCACCATGGAGGAGATGGTCGAGGCCTTCGAGATCCACGACGTGGTCAAGAACCCGGCCCGCTTCGACGTCAAGAAGGCCGAGGCTATCAACGCCTCCCACATGCGGCTGCTGCCCGTCGAGGAGATCACCCACCGGGTGATCCCGTTCCTCAAGGCCGACGGTGTCCTCTCCGACCCGGTCTCGGATGCCGACGCGCAGATGCTGGAGCTGGCGATGCCGCTGGTTGCCGAGCGGATCAACAAGCTCGGCGAGGCCTCCGACATGCTGCGGTTCCTCTTCGTCCCCGAGGCCGACTTCGCGCTCGACGAGGAAGACGCCGCCAAGCTGCTCGACGAGGCAGGCGTGGGTGTCGTCCAGGCTTCGTACGACGCCCTGAACGGTCTGCCCACGTGGTCGACGGCCGAGATCCAGGACGCGCTGACCGCGGCCCTGATCGACGGTCTCGAGCTCAAGCCGCGCAAGGCGTACGGTCCGGTGCGGGTCGCGGTGACCGGAAAGCGGATCAGCCCGCCGCTGTTCGAATCCATGGAGCTGCTCGGCCGGGAGCGTACGCTGGGGCGCCTTAAGGCGGCACTCGGGAAGTAG
- a CDS encoding CPBP family intramembrane glutamic endopeptidase encodes MSTVVEPPSGLAYYQVQRSGRSGWGRPLIGLILIGLCVFFVSPAVVLAGFEVFFVLAGDDVSNGMVRVADVENVTPESLAFLLLSLAGAIPAAMLLCWALHGLRPGWLASVERRIRWRWLLQCLGIAAITMVVTVIIASRLPIPGDDLGASTLNPYTTTMRDFVLVIVLLTPLQAAGEEYLFRGYIFQTFGSLFGGMLGARTVAVTITALLFAFAHGSQDLPLFLDRFAFGIVAGICVIATGGIEAGIAMHVLNNFVSLGMAVAFGDISTVLNTSEASWWRIPVTLVQSGVFLALTVWAARSAGLSTTTKST; translated from the coding sequence ATGAGCACGGTCGTGGAACCGCCCTCGGGACTGGCGTACTACCAGGTGCAGCGCAGTGGGCGCAGCGGCTGGGGGCGACCGCTGATCGGGCTCATCCTGATCGGGCTGTGCGTCTTCTTCGTCTCGCCGGCTGTGGTGCTGGCCGGGTTCGAGGTCTTCTTCGTGCTCGCCGGTGACGACGTCTCCAACGGGATGGTCCGGGTCGCCGACGTGGAGAACGTCACGCCGGAGTCGCTCGCGTTCCTGCTGCTGTCGCTGGCCGGGGCGATCCCGGCGGCCATGCTGCTGTGCTGGGCCCTGCACGGGCTGCGGCCGGGATGGTTGGCCTCGGTGGAGCGACGGATCCGCTGGCGGTGGCTGCTGCAGTGTCTCGGGATCGCAGCGATCACGATGGTGGTCACCGTCATCATCGCCTCCCGGCTGCCGATACCGGGGGACGACCTCGGCGCCAGCACCCTCAACCCCTACACGACCACGATGCGCGACTTCGTGCTCGTGATCGTGCTGCTCACCCCGCTGCAGGCGGCGGGGGAGGAGTATCTCTTCCGCGGCTACATCTTCCAGACCTTCGGGTCGCTCTTCGGCGGGATGCTGGGCGCGCGTACGGTCGCGGTGACGATCACCGCGCTGCTCTTCGCCTTCGCCCACGGCTCCCAGGACCTGCCGCTCTTCCTGGACCGGTTCGCCTTCGGGATCGTCGCCGGGATCTGTGTCATCGCCACCGGAGGCATCGAGGCCGGCATCGCGATGCATGTCCTCAACAACTTCGTCAGCCTTGGGATGGCGGTCGCCTTCGGTGACATCTCGACGGTGCTCAACACCTCCGAGGCGTCGTGGTGGCGGATCCCGGTCACGCTGGTCCAGTCCGGCGTCTTCCTGGCCCTGACCGTGTGGGCCGCCCGATCGGCGGGCCTCTCGACTACGACCAAGAGCACGTAG
- a CDS encoding RNA polymerase sigma factor, with the protein MGDTAPPQEDPMYDDELDDLLRAAAPRPGPMADVLAHPADVRVLDLRSALERLKPIDQEILRLVHWDGLSLVETAELLGKRAGTVRSRYHRARSSLRRQLG; encoded by the coding sequence ATGGGCGACACCGCCCCACCGCAGGAGGACCCGATGTACGACGACGAGCTCGACGATCTGCTGAGAGCGGCTGCACCGCGTCCCGGCCCGATGGCGGACGTGCTCGCGCATCCGGCGGACGTGCGAGTGCTGGACCTGCGTTCGGCCCTCGAACGTCTGAAGCCGATCGATCAGGAGATCCTGCGCCTCGTGCACTGGGACGGGCTCAGCCTCGTCGAGACCGCTGAGCTGCTCGGGAAGCGTGCGGGAACGGTGAGGAGTCGCTATCACCGCGCCAGGTCCTCGTTGAGGCGGCAGCTCGGCTGA
- a CDS encoding arsinothricin resistance N-acetyltransferase ArsN1 family B, giving the protein MNIRPATTDDAAACARIYAPYVTDTLVSFETEPPTAEEMASRIESSLAEHAWLVLETECETGPEVVGYAYATQHRTRAAYRWACDVSIYLDQERRGKGAGKALYAALFPILKERGYRRALAGIALPNEASIGIHRSFGFTDVGTYKNIGWKFDAWHDVAWMQLDL; this is encoded by the coding sequence ATGAACATCAGACCTGCCACCACGGACGACGCCGCCGCCTGCGCCCGGATCTACGCCCCGTACGTCACCGACACCCTCGTCTCCTTCGAGACCGAGCCACCCACGGCCGAGGAGATGGCCAGCCGCATCGAGTCGTCCCTGGCCGAGCACGCCTGGCTCGTCCTGGAGACCGAGTGCGAGACCGGCCCGGAGGTGGTCGGCTATGCGTACGCCACCCAGCACCGCACCCGCGCGGCCTACCGCTGGGCCTGTGACGTGTCGATCTACCTCGACCAGGAGCGCCGCGGCAAGGGTGCCGGCAAGGCCCTGTACGCAGCCCTCTTCCCGATCCTGAAGGAGCGCGGTTACCGCCGCGCCCTGGCCGGGATCGCTCTCCCCAACGAGGCCAGCATCGGCATCCACCGGTCCTTCGGGTTCACCGATGTCGGGACGTACAAGAACATCGGCTGGAAGTTCGACGCCTGGCACGACGTCGCCTGGATGCAGCTCGACCTCTGA
- the hutI gene encoding imidazolonepropionase, with protein sequence MSLLLTDIGELTTHTDEHGTVHDAALVIESGRIAWIGPAAQAPAADAREDLGGRAVLPGWVDSHTHLVSMGDRAEEFIDRMAGRPYEAGGIMRTVEATRAAGDDELRVRAGSLRAEAFRGGTTTIEAKTGYGLDVETEQRLARISAEHAEVVTYLGAHVVPAGTDRRDYLDLVTGPMLTAVAPHADYVDVFCEQGAFDVEESREVLEAGRAAGLGLKVHGNQLGESGGVRLAVELRATSVDHCNHLAPADVEALAGSATVATLLPACDLSTRQPFPPARALLDAGVTVAIASNCNPGSSFTTSMAFCVATAVLQQHLTLEEALWAATVGGAKALGRDGTDDAVGRIAVGGRADLHALDAPTARHLAYRPGTPLTHKVWKDGEQR encoded by the coding sequence ATGAGCCTGCTGCTGACCGACATCGGCGAGCTGACCACTCACACCGACGAGCACGGCACCGTCCACGACGCGGCGCTGGTGATCGAGAGCGGCCGCATCGCCTGGATCGGCCCCGCCGCCCAGGCGCCCGCGGCCGACGCGCGAGAAGACCTCGGCGGGCGCGCGGTGCTCCCGGGCTGGGTCGACTCCCACACCCACCTGGTCTCGATGGGCGATCGCGCCGAGGAGTTCATCGATCGGATGGCGGGCCGGCCCTACGAGGCCGGCGGGATCATGCGTACGGTCGAGGCCACTCGAGCCGCCGGCGACGACGAGCTCCGGGTCCGCGCGGGGTCGCTGCGGGCCGAGGCCTTCCGCGGCGGCACCACGACGATCGAGGCCAAGACCGGCTACGGCCTCGACGTCGAGACCGAGCAGCGTCTGGCCCGGATCAGCGCCGAGCACGCCGAGGTGGTCACCTACCTCGGCGCTCACGTGGTCCCCGCGGGGACCGACCGCCGTGACTACCTCGACCTCGTGACCGGCCCGATGCTGACGGCCGTCGCGCCCCACGCCGACTACGTCGACGTCTTCTGCGAGCAGGGTGCCTTCGACGTCGAGGAGTCTCGTGAGGTCCTCGAGGCCGGGCGTGCGGCCGGCCTCGGTCTGAAGGTCCACGGCAACCAGCTCGGCGAGTCCGGTGGGGTCCGGCTGGCCGTCGAGCTGCGCGCGACGAGCGTCGATCACTGCAACCATCTCGCTCCGGCCGACGTCGAAGCGCTCGCCGGCTCCGCCACCGTCGCCACGCTCCTGCCCGCCTGTGACCTGTCGACCAGGCAGCCGTTCCCGCCCGCCCGGGCCCTTCTCGACGCCGGTGTCACGGTCGCGATCGCGTCCAACTGCAACCCGGGATCGAGCTTCACCACCTCGATGGCCTTCTGCGTCGCGACCGCGGTCCTGCAGCAGCACCTCACCCTCGAAGAGGCGCTCTGGGCGGCCACCGTCGGCGGCGCGAAGGCGCTCGGCCGCGACGGGACCGACGACGCGGTCGGGCGCATCGCCGTCGGCGGCCGCGCCGACCTGCACGCCCTCGACGCACCCACCGCCAGGCACCTCGCCTACCGCCCAGGAACGCCTCTCACCCACAAGGTCTGGAAGGACGGAGAGCAGCGATGA
- a CDS encoding formimidoylglutamate deiminase has product MTRIHAERALVAGRELTDVVIEVADGRITAITSGESPESADLRLGTVLAGSGNAHSHAFHRALRGRTHDQGGDFWRWRQQMYAVADRLTPDSYERLAEAVFAEMLVTGWTSVAEFHYVHHRPDGAPYEDPNAFGLALARAAAGVGIRLTLLDTLYLTSAPGEPLLPEQSRFGDGTATAWLDRWQRLHETHESNEGTVVGAAIHSVRAVSPEDIALVAERLPTEAPLHVHVSEQPAENEQSLAAYGRTPIRVLADAGALTPRTWLVHATHLTDDDIALIADSGAGVVMCPTTEADLGDGIGPARELADAGVRIALGSDQNAVIDPWLEVRGLEAGERLRSRRRGRFSPTDLESARTSAGYAAGGLPGGLRVGARADLVELQPDSVRTTGACLDQVALVATATDVTKVLVGGRAVAEDGRLADGRDPATLLTEALKELP; this is encoded by the coding sequence ATGACCCGGATCCATGCCGAGCGGGCGCTGGTCGCCGGCCGCGAGCTCACGGACGTCGTGATCGAGGTCGCGGACGGCCGGATCACCGCGATCACCTCGGGCGAGAGCCCGGAGTCCGCCGACCTTCGCCTCGGCACCGTGCTCGCCGGCTCCGGCAACGCCCACTCCCACGCGTTCCACCGCGCACTGCGCGGCCGTACGCACGACCAGGGAGGCGACTTCTGGCGCTGGCGCCAGCAGATGTACGCCGTGGCCGACCGCCTCACTCCCGACTCCTACGAGCGCCTGGCCGAGGCCGTCTTCGCAGAGATGCTGGTGACCGGCTGGACGTCGGTCGCGGAGTTCCACTACGTCCACCACCGCCCCGACGGGGCACCGTACGAGGACCCCAACGCGTTCGGCCTCGCCCTCGCCAGGGCTGCCGCCGGCGTCGGCATCCGGCTGACGCTGCTCGACACCCTCTATCTGACCAGCGCCCCCGGCGAGCCCCTCCTCCCCGAGCAGAGCCGCTTCGGGGACGGCACCGCCACGGCTTGGCTCGACCGTTGGCAGCGCCTCCACGAGACCCACGAGTCCAACGAAGGCACCGTCGTCGGGGCGGCCATCCACTCCGTGCGGGCCGTCTCCCCCGAGGACATCGCGCTCGTCGCCGAACGGCTTCCTACCGAGGCGCCGCTCCACGTCCACGTATCCGAGCAGCCGGCGGAGAACGAGCAGTCGCTCGCGGCGTACGGACGCACCCCCATCCGGGTGCTCGCCGACGCCGGCGCGCTCACGCCACGCACCTGGCTCGTCCACGCCACCCACCTGACCGACGACGACATCGCCCTCATCGCGGACAGCGGCGCGGGAGTGGTGATGTGCCCGACCACCGAGGCCGACCTCGGCGACGGCATCGGCCCGGCCCGCGAGCTTGCCGACGCCGGGGTGCGGATCGCCCTCGGATCAGACCAGAACGCCGTCATCGACCCCTGGCTCGAGGTGCGCGGGCTCGAGGCGGGCGAGCGCCTCCGCAGCCGTCGGCGCGGCCGCTTCTCCCCCACCGACCTCGAGTCCGCCCGAACGAGCGCCGGCTACGCCGCCGGCGGCCTCCCCGGCGGCCTCCGGGTCGGAGCCCGCGCCGATCTGGTGGAGCTCCAACCCGATTCCGTACGCACCACCGGCGCCTGCCTCGACCAGGTCGCCCTGGTGGCGACCGCCACCGACGTCACCAAGGTCCTGGTCGGCGGCCGAGCGGTGGCCGAGGACGGCCGCCTGGCCGACGGCCGCGACCCAGCCACCCTGTTGACCGAAGCGCTGAAGGAGCTCCCATGA
- a CDS encoding allantoate amidohydrolase, with protein MTLDVVTLLNEIAEIGRDPVRGGYSRHVYEPAELELREWFRRTSTSLGLEVETDRNGNIWAHWGPRGAGTIAIGSHLDSVPGGGAYDGPLGVASSLAAVSALMDEGFVPARPVTIAAFGEEEGSRFGIACLGSKLMAGTLPGPKVAALVDDAGVTYAEACRADGIDPAGLGRDEERLTSLAAFVELHVEQGIGLADLDAPVAVASSILAHGRWKLVFSGEGNHAGATRMRDRRDPVAAMAAAVLAAQRIASAHDGSDAARATIGRLTPVPGGTNVIASRVDAWLDVRGDSDPQTRALLEEILQAANAAAEEHGCTLEVVEESYVSTVHFDADLQQRLVGALGGVPVLATGAGHDAGILAAELPTAMLFTRNPTGVSHSPHETATDEDCRTGARALTEVVRLLASESRG; from the coding sequence ATGACCCTCGACGTCGTCACCCTGCTCAACGAGATCGCCGAGATCGGCCGTGACCCCGTCCGCGGTGGCTACTCCCGCCATGTCTACGAGCCTGCAGAGCTCGAGCTGCGCGAGTGGTTCAGGCGTACGTCGACCTCCCTCGGCCTCGAGGTCGAGACCGACCGCAACGGCAACATCTGGGCCCACTGGGGCCCGCGAGGAGCCGGGACGATCGCGATCGGGTCCCACCTCGACTCGGTGCCGGGCGGGGGTGCCTACGACGGCCCGCTCGGCGTCGCCTCCTCCCTGGCCGCGGTCTCGGCGCTCATGGACGAGGGCTTCGTACCTGCCCGGCCGGTGACCATCGCCGCGTTCGGCGAGGAGGAAGGGTCCCGGTTCGGCATCGCCTGCCTGGGGTCGAAGCTGATGGCCGGAACGCTCCCAGGCCCCAAGGTCGCGGCGCTCGTCGACGACGCCGGAGTGACGTACGCCGAGGCCTGCCGTGCCGACGGCATCGACCCTGCCGGGCTCGGCCGCGACGAGGAGCGGCTGACGAGCCTGGCTGCCTTCGTGGAGCTCCATGTGGAGCAGGGCATCGGGCTCGCGGACCTGGACGCCCCGGTCGCGGTGGCCTCCTCGATCCTCGCCCACGGCCGCTGGAAGCTGGTCTTCTCCGGCGAGGGCAACCACGCCGGCGCGACCCGGATGCGGGACCGTCGCGACCCGGTGGCCGCGATGGCCGCCGCCGTCCTGGCCGCTCAGCGCATCGCGTCGGCCCACGACGGCTCCGACGCCGCCCGGGCCACCATCGGCCGCCTCACCCCGGTCCCCGGCGGCACCAACGTCATCGCCTCCCGGGTGGATGCCTGGCTCGACGTACGCGGCGACAGCGACCCGCAGACCCGCGCCCTTCTCGAGGAGATCCTGCAGGCCGCCAACGCGGCCGCCGAGGAGCACGGCTGCACCCTGGAGGTGGTCGAGGAGTCCTACGTCTCCACCGTGCACTTCGACGCTGACCTGCAACAACGCCTGGTTGGCGCGCTGGGCGGGGTTCCCGTGCTCGCCACCGGCGCCGGCCACGACGCCGGCATCCTCGCCGCCGAGCTCCCCACCGCGATGCTCTTCACCCGCAACCCCACCGGCGTCTCCCACTCCCCCCACGAGACCGCCACCGACGAGGACTGCCGCACCGGGGCGAGGGCGCTGACCGAGGTCGTTCGGCTGCTGGCGAGCGAGTCCCGCGGATGA